The proteins below are encoded in one region of Pseudoduganella armeniaca:
- a CDS encoding NADH-quinone oxidoreductase subunit J: protein MDFITVLFYVFSTIMVVAAARVITARNPVTAALFLVLAFFQAGGIWMLLKAEFLAIVLVLVYVGAVMVLFLFVVMMIDIDNTKLREGFWNYLPIGSIIGGIIVLEMASVLWRTWGVAGPQAPAAAGTIGNTKELGKLIYTQYIYAFEIAAVILLVAIIAAVALTLRKRKDIKYFDPGEAVRVKRNDRLKIVKMDAVKTDAKLLAEAAATKEAP from the coding sequence ATGGACTTCATAACCGTATTGTTTTACGTGTTCTCGACCATCATGGTCGTGGCCGCGGCGCGCGTCATCACCGCGCGTAATCCCGTGACGGCGGCACTGTTCCTGGTGCTGGCGTTCTTCCAGGCGGGCGGCATCTGGATGCTGCTCAAGGCCGAGTTCCTGGCGATCGTCCTCGTGCTGGTGTACGTGGGCGCCGTGATGGTGCTGTTCCTGTTCGTCGTCATGATGATCGACATCGACAACACCAAGCTGCGCGAAGGGTTCTGGAACTACCTGCCCATCGGCTCGATCATTGGCGGCATCATCGTGCTGGAGATGGCCTCCGTGCTGTGGCGTACCTGGGGTGTGGCTGGTCCACAGGCGCCGGCTGCCGCCGGCACCATCGGCAACACCAAGGAACTGGGCAAGCTGATCTACACCCAGTACATCTATGCGTTTGAAATCGCGGCAGTGATCCTGCTGGTGGCGATCATCGCCGCCGTGGCGCTGACCCTGCGCAAGCGCAAGGACATCAAGTACTTCGATCCGGGCGAAGCGGTACGCGTCAAGCGCAACGACCGCCTGAAGATCGTCAAGATGGATGCGGTGAAAACGGACGCGAAACTGCTGGCCGAAGCCGCCGCAACGAAGGAGGCCCCATGA
- the nuoI gene encoding NADH-quinone oxidoreductase subunit NuoI codes for MERVKDFFGSLLLSELIKGMALTGKYMFSRKITVQYPEEKTPMSPRFRGLHALRRYPNGEERCIACKLCEAVCPAMAITIESEQRDDGTRRTTRYDIDLTKCIFCGFCEESCPVDSIVETHVLEYHGEKRGDLYYTKEMLLAVGDRYEADIAANRAADAAYR; via the coding sequence ATGGAACGAGTAAAAGACTTTTTCGGCAGCCTGCTGCTGTCCGAACTGATCAAAGGGATGGCGCTGACGGGCAAGTACATGTTCTCGCGCAAGATCACCGTGCAGTACCCGGAAGAGAAGACGCCGATGTCGCCGCGCTTCCGCGGCCTGCACGCGCTGCGCCGCTACCCGAACGGGGAAGAGCGCTGCATCGCCTGCAAGCTGTGCGAGGCGGTGTGCCCGGCCATGGCCATCACGATCGAATCGGAGCAGCGCGACGACGGCACCCGCCGCACCACGCGCTACGACATCGACCTGACCAAGTGCATCTTCTGCGGCTTCTGCGAGGAATCCTGCCCGGTCGACTCGATCGTGGAAACCCACGTGCTGGAGTACCACGGCGAGAAGCGCGGCGATCTGTACTACACCAAAGAGATGCTGCTGGCCGTCGGCGACCGCTATGAAGCGGACATCGCCGCCAACCGGGCGGCGGACGCGGCGTACCGCTGA